The genome window CACGGCCCCTCTGCTCCAGGCTGAAGCCCTGTTCCAAGGGCCCCACCACACGGTAGTGCGCCTGGCTGGCTTAATGGGGCCGGGACGCGCGCCGGGCCGGTTTCTGGCGGGCCGGGCGGGTGTGCCCCACGGCGAAGCGCCCGTTAATCTGATTCACTTGCAGGATTGCATTAGCCTACTTAGCCGCATCATTGAGCAAGAGCTGTGGGGGTACACGTTTAATGCCAGCGCGGCTACCCATCCTACGCGCCGCACGTTTTACACGGCCGCCGCTACCCGCCTTGGGTTGCAGCCGCCCACATTTCTGGAAGAATCTTCGGGAGGTAAACAAATCGATTCTTCCCTGATTCGGGAGCTGACCGGTTACCAGTTCCGCCACGAAGATGTGGTAGCTGCTCTGGAATATTGCTGATGTTGATGGAGCCTGGGCCTTCGCTCCCAACTGCCTAGGCCGTATCTTTGCACCGTGAATGTAGCGAAGCGTACAGTGGCCGTGCTAGGGGGCGGAGCAGCCGGTTTTTTTGGTGCTATTGCCTGTGCCGAGGCCAACCCCAGCCTGCGGGTAGTGCTGATTGAAAAAACCTCCAAACTGCTCAGTAAGGTCCGAATTTCGGGTGGGGGGCGCTGCAACGTGACCCACGCCGCCGACACGGCTGCCCAACTGGTGCAGCACTATCCCCGCGGGGCCAAACAACTTAAAGAGGCCTTTAAGCAGTTCGGAGCCCTGGATACGGTCCGCTGGTTTGAACGGCGCGGCGTGCGTCTCAAAACCGAGCCCGATGGCCGCATGTTTCCCGCCACCGACTCATCGGAAACCATTGCCCAGTGCCTGCTGGAAGCGGCCCGGCGGGCCGGGGTCGAAATACTCCTGCAAACTACCGCCGAGCGTATTACGCAGTTGTCCGCGGGCGGCTTCGAGTTAACGCTAACTGGGGCTTATGCCCAAACGCTTCCCGTGATGCGGCTGCTAGTTGCTACTGGCGGCGCTCCCAAAGCTGAGCAGTATGAGTGGCTGCGGCAACTGGGCCACACGGTGCAGGAACCGGTGCCCAGCTTGTTTACCTTCAACGTGCCCAACTCCCCGCTGCGCGAGCTGCCGGGCGTGAGCGTGCCCCGGGCCCGGGTGCGCGTGAGCGGCGAAAAGCTGGAATATGAAGGCCCGGTGCTGGTTACGCACTGGGGCGTGAGCGGGCCGGCTGTACTTAAGCTTTCGGCCTGGGGCGCCCGCCGCCTGCACGAGCTGCAGTACCAAAGTACCACCCTTATCAACTGGATTCCCGACCACACGGAGGATACGCTGCGCCAGTACTTGGTAGAGTTTCGGGAGCTGCACGGCAAGAAGGTAGTAGCGAGCAACCCCTTGTTCGGCCTACCCCAACGCTTGTGGCGCACACTCACGGAGCAGGCTGGTGTGGGCCTGGAAACCCGCTGGAACGAGCTGCCCGCCAAACTCCAGAACCGCCTCATTGAGGGCCTGCTCCGCACGGCCCTACCCGTGCGCGGCAAAACCACCTACAAAGACGAGTTCGTCACCTGCGGAGGCATCACGCTGGGCGAAATCAACATGCAAACCATGGAAAGTCGCCGCGTACCTGGGCTGCACTTTGCCGGCGAAGTACTTGACATTGACGGCATTACCGGCGGCTTCAATTTTCAGGCGGCTTGGACTACCGGCTACCTGGCCGGGCGGGCTATGAGCACCCTGTAGTCAGCACACACTTAGTACTGACATTCACCTAGATTGTGCTTTTACTAGCGAAGCAAAGGGGGTGAGCTACTTCCTAGTGGCACGCTCATGCTACCAGAACAGCTATACTAGCTGTTGTTAGCTACTAAAGGGGTGTGCTTTGCTGACCGCCGTATTGCTGGTTGCGCTTGGCCCCTACCTACTTATTTGGCAGCGTAAGGTTGGAGGCTGCGCGGCTCATTTTAGTACTTATTGCAACTTGATTTGGGTTCTATCAGTAAAGAAAGGCACAACTATCTTTCCCAACACCCAAATCTACTCTCCTCATGGACGCTAAAACCCTTCAAGCCGGACTCAACGAACTTCTGGAAACCCTAAAAGATGGTCAGCGCGGTTATGCTGAAGCTATGACCGACGTGGAGGACGCTGATCTGAAGCAGATTTTCAAGAAATATGCTGCTCAGCGCTCCGAGTACATCACGGAGTTAGAAGATCAGATGCACAAGCTGAACCTGCATCCGGAAGAGGAATCCTCTATTACGGGTACCGTACACCGGGCCTTCATTAACCTGAAGGGCTTGATAACCGGCAAAGACCGCCACAGCATTCTGGCTGAGTGTGAGCGGGGCGAAGACTACGCCAAGAAGGCCTACGAAACAGCCCAGAAGCTGCAGGGCATCCCCAGTGAATTGCAGGCCCTTATTGCCAAGCAAGCAGCTGGCGTAACCCAAGGCCACGATGAAATGCGCGCCCTTCGCGACTCGTCAAAATAGTACAAGCATAGGCTCGGGTAGCGTATAGCACGCTGCTACACAGTCTACCTAATCGTCTAACCAAGCACCAACCAAAAAGGCCACTCTACTGAGTGGCCTTTTTGGTTATCATAGTTTCGCTACTAGTGTGTAACTGCTAGCTAAGCTCGACTATTCGTCGAAGCCGCCGTTGTCGCGCTTGCCCTTGTAGCCGCCGCCGTAGCTGCCGCCACCCCGGTTGCCACCGTAAGAGCCACCCTCCCGACGGTCGCCGCCGTAAGAGCCGCCGCCCCGGTTGCCCCCGTAGGAACCACCGCTCCGGTTGCCGCCGAAACCGCCTTCCCGACGCTCGCCGCCCCCGTAGGAGCCGCCGCCGCGGTTGCCGCCATAGCTGCCGCCGCCCCGGTTACCACCGAAGCCGCCCTCCCGACGCTCACCGCCGCCGAAGCCACCCGGGCCCCGACGAGGACGCTCGCCGCCGAAGCCGCCGCGGTTGCCGCCCTCTTGCTGGGCATCACCTTCCTGACGGGGGGTAGCAATGTTGAAGGCTACCGGCCGGCCCTGAATGGTGCTGCGACCCAACTGGGTTACAACTTCTTCCACGAACTCATTCGGTACTTCCACGAAGCTGAACTTATCGTACAGCGCAATGTCGCCTACCTTACCGGCCGTGAGGCTAGTATTTTCAGCAATCAGGTCTACGATGTCGCGGGGGTGCAGGCGGTCCTTTTTGCCCATCGTGACGAACAGGCGCGTGAAGCCGGGGCGGGCTGCACCCTGGGTGCGGCTAGCGTCGAGGCTTTCCTGAGCGCGCTTGTCCTCTTTCATCGTCATTTTCAGCAGGGCCGCGGCCACGCCCAAAGACGTTACGCCATCCTCCTGATCCTGGTCGATCAGGCGCTGCACGCGGGCAATGTACTTATCCAGGTTACCCTTGTCAATGACCTCCTTAATGGAGTTGAGCATCAGGGTAGTTTTCACCTCCGATACATCTTCAAACGAAGGCACACGCTCCTGCTTGATGGTGGCCTTGGTGAAGCGCATGATGTCGCGCAGCTTGTAGATGTCGCGGCCGCTCACGAAGGTGAAAGCCTTGCCTTGCTTACCAGCGCGGCCTGTGCGGCCGATGCGGTGCACGTAGTATTCCTCGTCGGCGGGCAGGTCGTAGTTTACCACTACCTCCACGTTGTCCACGTCGATGCCGCGGGCGGCTACGTCGGTGGCCACGAGGATTTCCAGGGTGCCTTTGCGGAATTTGTCCAGGGTGTTCTGGCGCTGCTGCTGGCCCATGTCGCCGTGCAAACCTTCGGCAAAGTAGCCTTTAGCTTGCAAGTCGCCCACAATCTCGTCAACCATGCGCTTCGTGTTCGCGAAGACGATGCCCGACTTGATGTTGTACATGTCGATCAGACGGGTCAGTACGTCCTTTTTCTGAGGGCCGCGCACTTCAAAGTAGCTCTGCTCAATGTTGGTAACCGTCATTTCCTGATGGTTTACCTTCACGATCTGCGGCTCCGTTTGGTAGCGCTTGGTCATCTCCATGATGGGCTTGCTCATGGTAGCCGAGAAAAACACCGTCTGGCGCTGCTCGGGCATCTTCTTGAGCACCGTCTCGATGTCGTCGCGGAAGCCCATGTCGAGCATTTCGTCGGCCTCATCGAGGATGATCATCTTGCAGTTGTCCAATTTCAGGGTACCGCGCTCAATGTGGTCCATGACGCGGCCGGGCGTACCAATGACGATCTGCACGCCGCGCTCCAGGGCGCGGAACTGCCGGTCGTAGCTGGAGCCACCGTAAATTGGTACTACGGCCAGACCCCGCTTATACTTGCCCAGCTTCTGGATTTCGCCGGAAACCTGCACGGCCAGCTCGCGGGTAGGGCACAGCACCAGGGCCTGCACTTCGCGGGAGTCCGTGTCAATCAGCTCAATGGCGGGGATGGAGAAGGCGGCGGTTTTACCGGTACCGGTCTGGGCCTGCCCAATTACGTCGCGGCCAGCGAGCAGCACGGGAATAGCGCCCGCCTGAATCGGCGAAGCTTCCTCGTACCCTACCTCGGTAATGGCACGCTGCATTTCTTCAGAGAGGGTCAGCTCACTGAATTTCATTTTTTCCTTTTCGTTTTCCATGTCTGTGTTGATGGAGTGGAGACTGTAGCTCTGAAAACAGCGGATTCAGCGACGCTCTTCTCTCCCACTCAACACAACGACAAGTGACGGAAGCAACGGACGGAAGACAAAGCCGGCCCAACAGGTTTCTTAAAGGCAGCTCACAAGCTGCGCGGAACGTGGCCGTTCTCAAATGCGGGTGCAAAGATACGCAGAAATAATGAAAATAGCATTCTTGCTCTAGCTATTGTCTGTAGGCTTGTTCCCTCACGGCAACCCACATGGGGCAGGGCTTGGAGCTGCGGCGGGTAGGCACAAAAAAAGCAGGCTCGTCAGGAGCCTGCTTTTTTAAAGCTATCCGAGAAGGATAAAGGACTACGCCAGTTTCACTTTCACGGCGTTCGGGCCTTTGCGGCCTTGAGCAATTTCAAATTCCACTTTGTCTTTGTCGCGGATTTCGTCGATGCACTCGGTTACGTGCACGAATACGTCCTCGCCGGTTTCGTCAACTTTGATAAAGCCGAAACCTTTGGTTTCGTTGAAGAATTTTACAGTTCCTGTCTGCATGGTACTGGTGATGATGGATGTTTTTTTCGGAAAGCGCACTCAACTCTGCTTTCCCTCCCGGATGGAAGTACTCAACAGGACGGTGAAACCGCGTTTTCTTAATGTGCTCAAATATACACGGATATTTTAGATGTGGAATACCTCATATGCATACACTACAAAGAATCTGCGCTAAGCTCAACCACTACTTATTCTTAATAACGTTCTGTTTTTCAGATAATTAATACTAATTACTACCCCAAATTCTCTTGTTGAATTTATTGCAACCTTCTGCCAGCGCGGGGTTGATTGCTCCCTGCGGTGGTACCTTTACGCTCATGGAAACACCCGAGACGCCCGCTTTTCGCTTCTCCCGCCTCCTGACGGTTCAGCCCGCGGACATCGACGAGCTAAACCACGCTAACAATGTGCAGTACGTGCGCTGGGTGCAGGATACGGCCGGGGCGCACTGGCTCACGGCCTACCCACCCGGCGAGCGGGAACACTACATCTGGGTGGTACGGGAACACCGTATTCAGTACCGCCACCCGGCCCTGCTGGGCGAGCAGTTGCGCTGCACCACCTGGATTGGAGAAGTACGCGGGGCCCAGTGCCAGCGCTTCGTGCGCATTGAGCGGGCCGCGGATAGCAAGCTACTCTGCGAGGCGGAAACCCAGTGGGTACTGCTGGACCCCGCCACCAAGCGGCCCGTACGGATAGAGCCAGACGTGGTGGCGCGGCTGTGGGGGCCGGTGTAAGAGTTGGTGTTGTAGATTTTAACACCGCCAGCAGCACCTTTAGTACTTTAATGAACAGGCGTACCCATTTAACTGCTGTGCAGTAGCATATCCGCTTTTCCTCTTCCCAATGCCCGCCACTTTCCGCATTTACTCCTCTTCTGCCGGCTCCGGCAAAACCTACCAGCTTACTAAGGAATACCTGAAGCTGGCTCTGGGTACCGATGAGGCCGCCTACTTCAAGCGGATTCTGGCCATTACGTTTACCAACGACGCGGCCGGCGAAATGAAGGAGCGCATCATTGGGGCCCTGCGACGGTTTGCTCAGCTACCGGAGGGCGAAACCGATTCGCTGCTAACCGAAATTGCCGAGGAGTTGGCTGCTGAAGGAGCGCTGGCTTACCTGCCTACCCCCGAGGAGCGGCAGCGGGTGCTGCGGGAACGGGCTGGCCGCACGTTTCGGCTGGTGCTCTACCACTACGCCGATTTTGCCGTCAGCACCATTGACTCCTTTGTGCAGCGCATCGTCACGGCCTTTACCCGGGAGCTGGGACTGCCCGCTACGTTTGAGGTGGAGTTGGACAGCGCGACCGTGCTGCAAAGCGCCGTAGCCTTGCTGCTGGACCGCGTCAATCGGGACCCGAACGCAGCCTTGCTCTCCCGCACCATCTCTGACTTTGCCCTCAGCAAGGCCGACGAGGGCCGCAGCTGGAACAACCTACCCGCCGAGCTGGTGGACTTCGGGCAGTTTTTGCTCAGCGAGCCGGTGCATGAGGCCGTGGAGCAGCTCCAGAAGCTGAGCATGCAGGACTACCGTCGCTTACACGAAGCCCTGCGCCAGCGCAAAGCCGAAATTGAGGACGCCTTCCGGCAGGTAGCTCAGGTAGCCCAGGAGGCCGTGGATACGGCCGGGGTGGCCGACTCCGACCTGTACCAGGGGCGGAGCGGGCTGCTGGGCTACCTCACCAAGTGGGAGGAGCGTTTGCAAGCTGATAAAGAGGCCAATACCTACGTACGGGCCACCGTGGAGCAGGACAAATGGTACAGCAGTAAAGTCAAAACCGCCCCGGACAAGGCCCGCGTGGACGCCGTGAAACCGGCCCTGCTGGCCGCCTACGAGCTGGTGGAAAAGCTGCGCGCTACCCTGCTGCCCGACTACCTACTGGTAACCGGCATGCTGCCCTACCTCTTCCAGGTAAGCCTGCTGAGCGAGTTGAGCAAGTCGGTGGACCAGTTGAGCCGCGACCGGGGCGTGGTGCTCATTGCCGAGTTCAACCGCCGCATTGCCCAGATTGTGCTGCGCGAGCCGGTGCCTTTCCTGTACGAACGCATGGGCGAGCGGTACCTGCACCTACTCATTGATGAGTTCCAGGACACCTCGGTGCTGCAGTGGAACAACCTGCTGCCCCTGGTGGAAAACGCCGTGGCCGGGGGCAACCTCAGCCTGGCCGTGGGCGACGCCAAGCAGGCCATTTACCGCTGGCGCGGGGGCGAAATGGAGCAGATTCTGCGCCTCTACCAAAACCAGACGCAGCACCTCTATAATAAGGCCACCGATGAAGAGCTGCGTGAGTTGCTGGCCGACCGCTACCTAACCCTAGACCAGAGTCTGGAAGCGGCCAACCTGAACACCAACTTCCGCTCGGCTCCGGCCATCATCGACTTCAACAACCGCTTCTTCACCCACATCAGCGCAACCCACGCCTCCCTGCCACTGGTGCAAGACATTTACGACGCAGATTTTGTGCAACGGGGACCTCACCCCCCGGCCCCTTCTCCCAGGGAGAAGGGGAGCCTGACGCAGGGTCGTTCTGCAGCCCCGTCGGCTTTCGCCTCAGGAACTGCTTTCGACTCAAGTGAGCCAGCAGGAGTAGAAACTCCGGGAGAAGGCACGGTGGGAGAGTTCGTGTTCACGGCGGATGCCCAGGCGGGGGACAAAACGGTGGCGCACTCGCGGGAAATGCGCTCTAACCCGACGGCGGCCGAAGATGCGCTGTGGCAGGCGTTAGGCAATAACCAGTTGGGCGTGAAGTTTCGGCGGCAACACGTCATCGGTACGTTCATCGTGGATTTTGTTTGCGTAGAGGCGCAGCTGATTATAGAGGTAGACGGCGACGTGCACCGAGAAACCGGCCAGGCCGAACATGACGCCGGCCGCACCCACGAGCTTACCGAGCTAGGCTACCATGTGCTACGCTTCCACAACGATGAGGTGCTTCACCACCTACCCCACGTGCTTCTGACCATCCAGCAGCACGTATCATCCCTAACCTCTACCTCACGCTCCCCGGTAGCAGCTGTTGAGGCGGAAGCCGAAACGGCTGCGCTGCCGAACTTGTCAGGCTCCCCCCTCTCCACGGGAGAGGGGGGCCGGGGGGGTGAGGCCGGCCACGTCGAGCTGCTGTTTACCGAGGACGAAGCCCCCGCCTGCCGCTATGATGCAGCCCTGGGCACCTACACGCCGGAGCTGCTGCCGGGCTACCTGACGGGGCACACCCTGGACTACACCGAAAGCACCCTTTACCTGACCCTGCAGCTAGTTGAGAAAGCCGTGGCCGATGGCTTCCGCCTCCAGGAGGTAGCTGTGCTCTGCCGCCGCCGCGACCAAAGCCGCCGAGTAGCCAAGTTTCTGAAGGAGCGGGGCTACGATATTATTTCGGCCGACTCCCTTTCCCTGGAGTTTGCGGAGGTAGTAAACCTGCTGGTGGCCTTGTTTCGGGTGCTGAACCAGCCCGCCGACACCCTGGCCCGGGCCGAAGCCCTGCTGCTCATGGACCGGGTAGTGCGTGGCCAGGACCCAACCCCCGAGCGGGCCCGCCGCTGGGCCGAGCTGGCCAATGGCGAGTCAGCGCAGCCCTTCTTTGATGAGCTGCGGGAGCTGGGCTACGATGTGCAAGAGCGGGAAACCGGCAACTTAGGCCTGTATGAGCTAACGGAGCGGCTGATTGGCCTGTTTGGGCTGCTGCACCGGGTAGCGGAGCAGGAGTACCTGTTTCGGTTCCTGGATCTTACCCTGGAGTACAGCTTGCGCTTTGGCAACAACCTCAACAACTTCCTCACTTACTGGGACCAGCGCAAAAGCAGCCTGAGCATCAACGCCCCCGCCGGCCGCGACGCCATTACCATTACTACCGTGCACAAGGCCAAGGGGCTAGCCTACGGCGTAGTTATTGTGCCGTTCGCCGACTGGTCGTTGCGGCCGTACATGGGCACCCTACTCTGGGGCCGGCTAACCGATACGGACCGTAAGCCGCTGGCCAGCATGCCCGCCGTGGCGGTGCTGCCCCAAACCCAAGCCCTCTTGCACACGCCCCTGGCCGAGCAGTACACCGAAGAAGTCGAGAAAACCTTTCTAGAAGGGTTGAATATGCTGTACGTGGCCTTCACCCGGCCGCGCCACCGCCTGTACGCCATCAGCCGCAAGCCCCGGCCGGTGAAGGCTGCCAAGGACGGCGAAGCACCCGCCTCCCTGGAGCCGGCTAAAACCGTGGCGGAGCTGTTGCACCGCTACCTCACCAGCACCATGCAGTGGGACGATGAGCAAATGGCCTACGTGCTAGCCGATGCCCACGGCTACGTGCCTACCCAACGCCACGCCCCTCGCGCCACCGCCCACGACCTCCCCTTGCACAACCTAACCAGCACGCCCTGGGAAGAGCGCCTGCGCCTGAAGCGCCACGCCAACACGGTTTTTGATTTCGATGCGCAGCAAACCCAGCGGGAATGGAACCGCAAGCTGCACTACGCCCTGCGCCGGGTGAAGCGAGCCGCGGAAGTAGACCGAGTAGCGGCCCAGTTGGTAGCCGAAGGACTCGTGAGCACGCGGGAGCGGGCGGAATTGCTGCGCCGCCTGCACGAGGTAACCGAGCACCCGCAGATGGCTCACTATTTCAGCCCCCAGGTAGAGGCCGAAGCCGAGCGCGAAATTCTCGTGGGCGGCACCCGCAAACAGGATTACAAGCCCGACCGTATCGTGTTCGAAGCGACCGGCCGGCGCGTTACGCTCATCGACTTTAAGCTTCCTCCGCCCGAGCCCCGCCACCGCCTACCCCTGCAGCGCTACGCCGGCCTATTCCGGCAGTTGGGCTACGAGGAGGTGCAGTGCGTGCTGTACTACTTTGACACGCAGGAGGTCGTTGTTTTCTAGGTAGGGTGGCTGGCACTACCCTAGGCTTCGCGTGGAGTTAGGGTTTGGTGCCCGAAGTTGGGAGTATTGAGCCTAAGCCGCGTATTTTCAGCGTTGAGATATCCGGATGCTTCTACCTTTACGGTTGCCACTACCTACCTCTCCCCTCTTATGGCTGCTCCCCGCAAGGCCGCGCTTGGCTTTATTTTCCTGACGCTGCTGCTGGATGTCATCGGCATTGGCATTATTGTGCCGGTAATTCCGGCGCTTATCCGCAACCTGACGGGTGGCACCATCAGCGACGCGGCCCGGGTAGGCGGCTGGCTGGTGTTTGCTTTTGCCGTCATGCAGTTCCTGTTCTCGCCGGTGATGGGTAACCTCAGCGACCGGTTTGGCCGCCGACCCGTGCTGCTACTTTCCCTGCTCGGGTTTGGGCTCGATTACCTGCTGGTGGCCTTTGCACCCAGCATCGGCTGGCTGTTTGCCGGCCGCCTGATTGCCGGTGTAATGGGAGCCAGCTTCACCACGGCCTCCGCATATATTGCCGATATATCAGCCCCCGAGGAGCGGGCCCAGAATTTTGGCATGATTGGGGCGGCCTTCGGGCTGGGTTTCATCATCGGGCCGGCGCTGGGGGGTATTCTGGGTAAGTACGGCCATCAGGTGCCGTTTTTGGCGGCGGCCGGTATTACCCTGCTGAATGTGGTGTACGGCTACTTTGTCCTGCCCGAGTCGCTACCCCTGGAGAAGCGCCGGCCGTTCGAATGGGCCCGGGCCAACCCCATCGGCTCTTTGCAGCTCTTGCGGCGCTACCCCGTTATTACCGGGCTAGTGGCCTCCTTGCTGCTGCTTTACGTGGCAGCCCACGCCACGCAGTCTACTTGGTCGTACTACGTAATCGAGAAGTTTCAGTGGACTGAAGCCTGGGTTGGGTACTCGTTGGGGGCACTGGGGGCGCTGGTTGCTCTTGTGCAGGGCGTACTAATTCGGCGGATCAACCCGGTGCTGGGGCCAAAGCGCTCCGTATTTCTAGGAATGCTGCTGTATGCCGTGGGCTTTGTGCTGTTTGCCTTTGCCTCCAAGGGCTGGATGATGTTTGCCTTTCTGGTGCCCTACTGCCTCGGGGGTATTGCCGGGCCGGCCTTGCAGGGCATTATTTCCGGTCAGGTGCCGCCCAACCAACAGGGGGAGCTGCAAGGGGCGCTTACCAGCCTGATGAGCCTGACTTCCATTGTGGGCCCGCCCCTGATGACCAATCTGTTTTCATACTACACCGGCGCCAGCGCCCCGGTTTACTTCCCGGGTGCCCCCTTCCTGCTAGGAGCGGCCCTGATTTTGGTGAGCCTGCTGCTGTTAGCCCGCTCCCTGGCCACCTACGTAGCGCCCGGCCCCCAGCAACAGGAAGCAGCTGAGCCACTAGTAAACGCCGGACACTGAGCATCAACGTACTACCATACCTTCCACAAAAAAAGCCCACACTATAGCAGCGTGGGCTTTTTCGTGGAAGGTATGCGAGCGGCTACCGCCGACCCAGCAGCTTTTTGGCGCCTTTGATAGCTTCAGGCAAGGCCAGAGCCAACGAGGCGAAAGATGCGACGGTGGCTACCTGGCAGTAGAAGCACAAGGCCTTGTTCTCCTGCCACTCTTCGCGGCCCAGCTTCACGGTCGTCAGCGAGTCGAATAAGGTTTTTACCCCCATGGCTACCGGCAGCAGGGGCTGCTGGCTGGCCCGGTGCAGGCCCCCGGCTCCGGCCAGACTGGCCGTAATGCCATAGGTAACAATCATGGGTAGCGCGTCGGGCGTGTCCATACGCTTGTAGGCGTAGTCTGAGGCGTCCACTTTGTCGGAGTCAAATACGTCCAGCGGTGGGTCGGGCAGGTGCTTGATGATGCCGGTTTGGTAAAGGCTCACCATCTGGCCGGCGGCCACACCGAGCATGGAGAGGCCAATAATCCAGCGGCGGCGTTTAAGGTCGGGGCTCTGGCCGTGCCGGAGTTCAAGGCTGAGTTGGGTAGGATCCATTGGAAAGAAGTAGCAGGTAGTGAAGGTTTGCTACGGGGTACGTGCTCAGCAGGGGTTTGGGTTAAGGAGGAGCTTGCCTTCCCACGCCTACCCCGGCAGGGGCCGCCGGCGGTACCGGATGCGGCTCGGCTGGCTTTTATCAACGTAAAACTCGTAGCGGCTCTCCTCCGCGTCCAGCACCAGGCGCGCTTCCGCCGGCTTGCGCGGC of Hymenobacter sublimis contains these proteins:
- a CDS encoding NAD(P)/FAD-dependent oxidoreductase translates to MNVAKRTVAVLGGGAAGFFGAIACAEANPSLRVVLIEKTSKLLSKVRISGGGRCNVTHAADTAAQLVQHYPRGAKQLKEAFKQFGALDTVRWFERRGVRLKTEPDGRMFPATDSSETIAQCLLEAARRAGVEILLQTTAERITQLSAGGFELTLTGAYAQTLPVMRLLVATGGAPKAEQYEWLRQLGHTVQEPVPSLFTFNVPNSPLRELPGVSVPRARVRVSGEKLEYEGPVLVTHWGVSGPAVLKLSAWGARRLHELQYQSTTLINWIPDHTEDTLRQYLVEFRELHGKKVVASNPLFGLPQRLWRTLTEQAGVGLETRWNELPAKLQNRLIEGLLRTALPVRGKTTYKDEFVTCGGITLGEINMQTMESRRVPGLHFAGEVLDIDGITGGFNFQAAWTTGYLAGRAMSTL
- a CDS encoding PA2169 family four-helix-bundle protein, whose product is MDAKTLQAGLNELLETLKDGQRGYAEAMTDVEDADLKQIFKKYAAQRSEYITELEDQMHKLNLHPEEESSITGTVHRAFINLKGLITGKDRHSILAECERGEDYAKKAYETAQKLQGIPSELQALIAKQAAGVTQGHDEMRALRDSSK
- a CDS encoding DEAD/DEAH box helicase; this encodes MENEKEKMKFSELTLSEEMQRAITEVGYEEASPIQAGAIPVLLAGRDVIGQAQTGTGKTAAFSIPAIELIDTDSREVQALVLCPTRELAVQVSGEIQKLGKYKRGLAVVPIYGGSSYDRQFRALERGVQIVIGTPGRVMDHIERGTLKLDNCKMIILDEADEMLDMGFRDDIETVLKKMPEQRQTVFFSATMSKPIMEMTKRYQTEPQIVKVNHQEMTVTNIEQSYFEVRGPQKKDVLTRLIDMYNIKSGIVFANTKRMVDEIVGDLQAKGYFAEGLHGDMGQQQRQNTLDKFRKGTLEILVATDVAARGIDVDNVEVVVNYDLPADEEYYVHRIGRTGRAGKQGKAFTFVSGRDIYKLRDIMRFTKATIKQERVPSFEDVSEVKTTLMLNSIKEVIDKGNLDKYIARVQRLIDQDQEDGVTSLGVAAALLKMTMKEDKRAQESLDASRTQGAARPGFTRLFVTMGKKDRLHPRDIVDLIAENTSLTAGKVGDIALYDKFSFVEVPNEFVEEVVTQLGRSTIQGRPVAFNIATPRQEGDAQQEGGNRGGFGGERPRRGPGGFGGGERREGGFGGNRGGGSYGGNRGGGSYGGGERREGGFGGNRSGGSYGGNRGGGSYGGDRREGGSYGGNRGGGSYGGGYKGKRDNGGFDE
- a CDS encoding cold-shock protein; translated protein: MQTGTVKFFNETKGFGFIKVDETGEDVFVHVTECIDEIRDKDKVEFEIAQGRKGPNAVKVKLA
- a CDS encoding acyl-CoA thioesterase, which encodes METPETPAFRFSRLLTVQPADIDELNHANNVQYVRWVQDTAGAHWLTAYPPGEREHYIWVVREHRIQYRHPALLGEQLRCTTWIGEVRGAQCQRFVRIERAADSKLLCEAETQWVLLDPATKRPVRIEPDVVARLWGPV
- a CDS encoding UvrD-helicase domain-containing protein, producing the protein MPATFRIYSSSAGSGKTYQLTKEYLKLALGTDEAAYFKRILAITFTNDAAGEMKERIIGALRRFAQLPEGETDSLLTEIAEELAAEGALAYLPTPEERQRVLRERAGRTFRLVLYHYADFAVSTIDSFVQRIVTAFTRELGLPATFEVELDSATVLQSAVALLLDRVNRDPNAALLSRTISDFALSKADEGRSWNNLPAELVDFGQFLLSEPVHEAVEQLQKLSMQDYRRLHEALRQRKAEIEDAFRQVAQVAQEAVDTAGVADSDLYQGRSGLLGYLTKWEERLQADKEANTYVRATVEQDKWYSSKVKTAPDKARVDAVKPALLAAYELVEKLRATLLPDYLLVTGMLPYLFQVSLLSELSKSVDQLSRDRGVVLIAEFNRRIAQIVLREPVPFLYERMGERYLHLLIDEFQDTSVLQWNNLLPLVENAVAGGNLSLAVGDAKQAIYRWRGGEMEQILRLYQNQTQHLYNKATDEELRELLADRYLTLDQSLEAANLNTNFRSAPAIIDFNNRFFTHISATHASLPLVQDIYDADFVQRGPHPPAPSPREKGSLTQGRSAAPSAFASGTAFDSSEPAGVETPGEGTVGEFVFTADAQAGDKTVAHSREMRSNPTAAEDALWQALGNNQLGVKFRRQHVIGTFIVDFVCVEAQLIIEVDGDVHRETGQAEHDAGRTHELTELGYHVLRFHNDEVLHHLPHVLLTIQQHVSSLTSTSRSPVAAVEAEAETAALPNLSGSPLSTGEGGRGGEAGHVELLFTEDEAPACRYDAALGTYTPELLPGYLTGHTLDYTESTLYLTLQLVEKAVADGFRLQEVAVLCRRRDQSRRVAKFLKERGYDIISADSLSLEFAEVVNLLVALFRVLNQPADTLARAEALLLMDRVVRGQDPTPERARRWAELANGESAQPFFDELRELGYDVQERETGNLGLYELTERLIGLFGLLHRVAEQEYLFRFLDLTLEYSLRFGNNLNNFLTYWDQRKSSLSINAPAGRDAITITTVHKAKGLAYGVVIVPFADWSLRPYMGTLLWGRLTDTDRKPLASMPAVAVLPQTQALLHTPLAEQYTEEVEKTFLEGLNMLYVAFTRPRHRLYAISRKPRPVKAAKDGEAPASLEPAKTVAELLHRYLTSTMQWDDEQMAYVLADAHGYVPTQRHAPRATAHDLPLHNLTSTPWEERLRLKRHANTVFDFDAQQTQREWNRKLHYALRRVKRAAEVDRVAAQLVAEGLVSTRERAELLRRLHEVTEHPQMAHYFSPQVEAEAEREILVGGTRKQDYKPDRIVFEATGRRVTLIDFKLPPPEPRHRLPLQRYAGLFRQLGYEEVQCVLYYFDTQEVVVF
- a CDS encoding TCR/Tet family MFS transporter, which encodes MAAPRKAALGFIFLTLLLDVIGIGIIVPVIPALIRNLTGGTISDAARVGGWLVFAFAVMQFLFSPVMGNLSDRFGRRPVLLLSLLGFGLDYLLVAFAPSIGWLFAGRLIAGVMGASFTTASAYIADISAPEERAQNFGMIGAAFGLGFIIGPALGGILGKYGHQVPFLAAAGITLLNVVYGYFVLPESLPLEKRRPFEWARANPIGSLQLLRRYPVITGLVASLLLLYVAAHATQSTWSYYVIEKFQWTEAWVGYSLGALGALVALVQGVLIRRINPVLGPKRSVFLGMLLYAVGFVLFAFASKGWMMFAFLVPYCLGGIAGPALQGIISGQVPPNQQGELQGALTSLMSLTSIVGPPLMTNLFSYYTGASAPVYFPGAPFLLGAALILVSLLLLARSLATYVAPGPQQQEAAEPLVNAGH
- a CDS encoding vitamin K epoxide reductase family protein translates to MDPTQLSLELRHGQSPDLKRRRWIIGLSMLGVAAGQMVSLYQTGIIKHLPDPPLDVFDSDKVDASDYAYKRMDTPDALPMIVTYGITASLAGAGGLHRASQQPLLPVAMGVKTLFDSLTTVKLGREEWQENKALCFYCQVATVASFASLALALPEAIKGAKKLLGRR